The following nucleotide sequence is from Pelomicrobium methylotrophicum.
GGAAAATCGAGGTGCTGGCCGCCTTCGCCAGCGCAGTCTTCTTGGCCGTGGTCGCCCTTTACGTGGCGGTGGAGTCGGCGGCCCGACTCTTTCGACCGCTGCCCATCGACTACGAGCAGGCCCTCCTCGTCGCCACCCTGGGGCTTGCGGTCAATCTCCTGTGCGCCTGGCTGCTGAGGGATCACCACCATCACCCGCATTCCGGCGACGATGCCTCCCATGACCCTCTCCACGCCCACGGGGACCGTCACCACGTCGATCTCAACCTGCGCTCGGCCTACCTCCACGTGGTCGCGGACGCGCTCACCTCGATACTCGCCATCGCCGCCCTGCTGGGCGGGCGGCTGGCGGGCTGGAACTGGCTCGATCCGGTCATGGGCATCGTCGGTGCGACGGTGATTGCGGCCTGGGCCTACGCGCTGATCCGAGATTCGTCCAAGGTGCTCCTCGACCGGGAGATGGATCACCCCGTGGTCGAGCGGGTGCGCCGGCTCATCGAAGGCGACGGCGAGGCGACGATCTCAGACCTCCACGTGTGGCGCGTCGGCCGCACCCAGTACGCCTGCATCGTCTCGCTGGTGGCCCACACGCCCAAGACACCGGACGAGTACCGCGAGCGGCTCAGGCATTGTCCCGAGCTGGGGCACGTATCGATCGAGGTCAATCCCTGTCCGCGCTGCCGCAAGCAGCCGTAGGCGGACGCGGCCGGCGTTGGCCTCAATGGCGAAAGAACGCTGGCGCACAAGGTGCATAAGTTCAGAAACCTTTGGCACTCCTTTGATCAAGGAGGAGTGCCATGCAAGTGCACCCTGTCGGGTACCGGATCCGGGGGTTCTACCGGGTAGCCAAGCTGGGGCATCTTTGGGAGATGACCCCCAAAGATGCCCAAGAACGACTCCAAATCCTGCGCCTCAAGACAAACACGGCCTGCAAGCCACCCGGGATGCCTTCGGGGTTTCCCGAAGGACACTCTATCGCTGGAAGAAGGCCCTGAAAGACGCCGGCGGAAACCCGGCGGCGCTGGCGGCAAAGTCCTCGGCGCCGAAGCGAAAGAGGACGCCCAAGACAGAGGCGAGGCTTGCGGCCGAAGTCCGACGCCTGCGCACGCTGTGGCCCAACCTGGGCAAGGAAAAGCTTTCCGTGCTGCTGGCCCCTTGGTGTCGCGAGCAGGGCATTGCTTTGCCCTCGGTCTCGACGATCGGCCGGATCATTGCCCGGGCCCCCGACAAGATGCGCTTCTGCCCCCCAAGGCTCGATGCCCACGGCCGCATCAGGCCTATGCGCGGCCGCCCCAAGCCGCGCAAACCCCAGGGGGTGAAGACCGCCCCGCTGGAGTGCCTGGCCGCGATTGGCGTGAACCACGAGCAGGCGAAGATTGGGCCGACCGAGCAGAACTTGGAGTGGGTGGCACAAAGAGCAGGGCGGTCGCTAGCAGAGGCGCAAGGCACTGTCTCGACGTGGTGGTATAACACCAAAGAGAGGGCGGGTGATTGGGCAAGCGGTTTGTTTGGCAAGACAAATGAAACGTTGCAGAGAACAGTGGACTATGGCCACCAAGTCGCCGCCGAATTGACGGGGCAAGGAGAAGCGCCACCGCCCAACAACCGTTAAGGAAAAGTCTGCGCAACCCATGCGCGACGCGTCACCGCGTTGGGTCGCGCAGAACTTCACCATCGGCGGTCGAAGTAGTCGAAAGAGCTGCGGCGGTCGACGTGAAGGTCGCTGTCGCTGTCAACGCGGATGCCATCAAGGTACATACCGGCACCAAACGGACCAGGCTGAAGCCCGTTCTTGGAGAAATATTCTTCCCAGTACCTTTGGTGTCGTTTTAGTTCATCTAAGTAATCGACCCGGCCGCCGGGAGCGGCACCAAGCTCATCCAGCAGCGAGGTGTAAGGTTCCCCCGTCAGCCAGTGCAAGAACCGCCAGAAAATGTGGATGCCGAAGAAAACGAAAAACGCAAGGAAGAGCCCCCCGAGAACGTCGTACAAAGGACGCGAGAAGTTTCGCATCTCTCCGAATATCCCGAAAACCATCAAGGCGGCCGCCGTACACACGGCTGATGCAAGCCACAGACGGCGTGCCGTCTTGCTCTTCAGTTCACGGGTCAGAAAGCTGGTAATCCGCCACACGACGTAAAATGGCACACCGAAGAAACCAACCAAAAATAAAATTTTGAGTGCGGTGTCCATGTTCTTACCCTTTCTTTGCGTTATGGGTTGCCGAGCCCCATCGTTTTCGCAACACGTTCCAACCGATCATCGCAGGTCATGAGGCGTGCCCCATGCCGCTCCGCCAGGGCGAGATAAAGCGCATCGTACACCGTGAGATTGTGTGTGTCCGCCAAAGAGAAGGCTGCGACAAGCAATGGAGCATGCGGCTCGATGCGAACCGGCAGAGAGGCGATCGCCTCGATGATTGTCCTAGCCTCATCGGAAGACAACTCGCCGCGCCGCCTCTTACGCAACAGCACGTTAGCCGATTCGGCCAGCATCAGATCAGGGGCCAGCACGACATCCGCGCCGTGCATCGCCCGGTTCATGGCCGCCTCGATCTCGGGATGAAGCGACCCGTCCGGGACGAAGAGCCGCACGATGGCGGAAGTGTCGACAACCCAAATCATCGTGCCCGATCTGCCCGGACGTCCTCGACGGTATCGCCAAGGGTTCGCCCGGCGAGTTTGTCACGCCACTGCCGAGCAAGCTCCACGGGCGATGGCCTCGCCAGGCGCA
It contains:
- a CDS encoding type II toxin-antitoxin system VapC family toxin; its protein translation is MIWVVDTSAIVRLFVPDGSLHPEIEAAMNRAMHGADVVLAPDLMLAESANVLLRKRRRGELSSDEARTIIEAIASLPVRIEPHAPLLVAAFSLADTHNLTVYDALYLALAERHGARLMTCDDRLERVAKTMGLGNP
- the dmeF gene encoding CDF family Co(II)/Ni(II) efflux transporter DmeF, whose amino-acid sequence is MHPLDLTQWRHEHVFDHGNRAGERNTWRVVALTSAMMAIEIAAGWLFNSMALLADGWHMSTHAVALGVSGMAYVLARRLAHDARFAFGTWKIEVLAAFASAVFLAVVALYVAVESAARLFRPLPIDYEQALLVATLGLAVNLLCAWLLRDHHHHPHSGDDASHDPLHAHGDRHHVDLNLRSAYLHVVADALTSILAIAALLGGRLAGWNWLDPVMGIVGATVIAAWAYALIRDSSKVLLDREMDHPVVERVRRLIEGDGEATISDLHVWRVGRTQYACIVSLVAHTPKTPDEYRERLRHCPELGHVSIEVNPCPRCRKQP